The nucleotide sequence GAGAAAAATGACACGGAGACCGTAGAGGAGAACGTCGCGCAGCCGGAAACGAACACGAACAATGCTTCCGGCGACGCGAAGGAACCCAAAGAAGAAGGTAGCAGTTGGTATCCCCCATCTTTTCTGCGCTCTCATTTTCACCCTTTGCTCGCAGAATCCGTTCAAGCCCTCGTGGAACTGCCACCGACGCTCCACGAGCGCTTCATGCGCATCAAGGAGATGGTAAAGGACGCCATAACAGCTCACCACACGTTCATGATCTACGGAAGGGCTCGCGTGGTCCGGGAATGTCTGCTGAAGAGGGGCTGGTGCGAGAAATTCTTCCGGAAGAATCCGACCGGTACGGATCGTTGTTGTCCGATCTCCCGTTAAATCTTGACTCCTCGCAGCGACTCCTGTTTTCAGCCGAACATTTCACCGTGAACTCGAGTCCCGTGGTGCTGCTGGCCGGCATCGGCGACTTGAAGGACCAGCAGAGCGAACGGCAGCTGATCTCGAGGATGCTCAGCAACCATACCGTCGACTTCCTGTGGAACACGGGGTCCGAGTGGCCCGGATGGCCGTCCCAGGACAACAAGACCACCATCTTCAACAGATACTGCCGGGCCGGATTCACCTCGAAGGTATCTGAACGGTGTTCTAGCTCGATTCCCGGCGGTCCTTTGATATTAGCTTGCCAAGCGAGAATAATACATGCTTCCTAAGAGACTCGATCGCCTTAGGTGGGCTTGTGCTCGAACGTCAGACAGATGCACTGGTATTACGAGGCCGGGGTGGCGAACACCCTCTTCCCTCGCTGCTACAACCTGTGCCAAGGTGATCAGATGCACGCGTTCGTCGAAGACTTTCGGTGAGCAAACTCCTGGCTTTTCCGTTTCGCGTACGGCCGGTCTTCTTCGCTCGATCGAACGAGATAAATCCGGAGCCCTGGTTTTTCCGACGAGACGAAAGAGACGACACTGGGTTTTTTTTATAGGTTCACGGCCTGCCTGAGCCTGCTGAAGTGGCTGGTAGACAAGATCAACGCGGAAGGCGAGAACGCGGTGCGATCGCCGACGGGCACGGTGCCATTAAAGGCCCTGGAGTTCGCGATCAAGCGGTGCAGCGATTACATCAGCGCCCAGTCCCACGAGGACATCGATCAGGAGACGGAGAGGGTGTGGGCGCATCAGTGGGACCAGTTTATCAGCTGGTACTATCTGATCGTCCACGGCCAGTCGTTGTTCATTCGGAACAGCGTGCCTTTCCAAGTAAGCGGTCTAGGCAGCCCCGGCAGCCCTAGCCGATCGCCGGGGATTCCATTAACTTGAAACGATCCGAACAGAAATTCTTCCTGGCGGCGAAGCACATCCTGAAGAAGATGAGGAAGTACTGTCCCCAGATGGACATGGACGGCATGATGAACGTGTGGATCATGAAGCCTGGGAACAAGAGTCGGGGCCGCGGCATCGTGCTGCTCAACAAACTGGAGGACGTGATGGCGAAGATGAATCCGTCGAACAAAACGGACACCCGTTACGTCGTGCAGAAGTACATCGGTAATTGGtgttttaacgctaaacctaccgcagCGGTCCGAATGACCGATTGCGTATTTTCCGTTCGAAAATTGTTGAATTTATGGAGACTTCCTCGCTGGAATCGATCGAATAACGTTCCTCAATTAGAGCAGacattgcgataaaaatggcgCAGAGTCTAGGTTAAATTCAGCGCTGTCGTTCTCACGAAGCAACGCGCGTCAGTCATTTTTAGTGCTCGGTGGGTTTAGTGTCGAACCTGCCGATCGATAGATTCCGATCGAATCGTGTTAATAGGTCTCCGTTCGACTCTGTTCTCGTAGAACGGCCGTTGCTCATTCACAGCACGAAGTTCGACATCAGGCAGTGGTTCATCGTCACCTGCGCCCAGCCCCTGACTCTCTGGATATACAAGTAAATCGCAAGTTCTCGGTTGCGGAGAGGCGAGCGAGGGCCGCCGGTTTCTGTTCCGCGTAACGATCCCGTGCCTCGTAAACTCCCGGTGCCGTTTAATTGCCGCTGAACTCGCATTCGTCATAATTATCGCGAATCTATATCGACGGTCGGGCGGCTCGCCGGGCGGGACATAGACGCCCGAGTTTTATCCTATATTTAGAGCAGCCCCTGCGAAATCCGGGGTGGCCAGGGCCACCCGCAGTCAATTACCGGTTAGAAGCTCGCCCCGCTACCAAATTGATCCTTTCTAACCCAGTTCGCGTAAATGCTCGGCCCGACAAAGACGGACTACGCGGTGCGTCCGACCGTGTCCCGATAGGACGCGTTCATGACCCGGGATCACGGCCGACCTAGGATCCGCGATGTCTCGTTGCAGGGAGAGCTATCTGCGGTTCTGCTCGCAGAAATTCTGCCTGACGAACTTCCACGAATCGATCCACCTGTGCAATCACGCGATCCAGTGCAAGTACACGAATTGCGGCGACAGGGATCCTGCGTTGCCCTCGGACAACATGTGGGACGCGACCACCTTCAAGGACTTCCTCAAGTACGATCCAATTCCGAATATTCCGTGTTCCCGATCCGCGTTACAGCGATCGAATGAAACTTCCGCAGGTCCCAGGGTCACGACAAGGCGTGGGACGAGACCATATACCCGGGGATGAAGCAGGGTCTGGTGGGATCTCTGCTGGCCAGCCAGGAAGCCATGGATCGCCGGAAGAACAGCTTCGAGCTTTACGGCGCGGACTTCATGGTCATGGAGGACTTTTCCGTCTGGCTGATCGAGATCAACAGCCACCCGGACATGAGCTACTCGAGCAAAGTGACCACTCGCCTCTGCAGACAGGTCTTGGAGGACACCGTGAAAGGTGCTCGAGTTATTCCGCCCTCTGCGCCCGGATTGCAAAATCCATAATGCAAGGTCTCTCAGGGTGAAACTTTGATTCCGCAGTGGTGATCGATTTCCGGGAGGATAAGAACGCGGACACGGGGGAGTTCGAGCTGGCTTACAGGCAGAGGATGCCCAGCTGTCAGCCGTATCTGGGCGCGGCGTTGTCCCTTCAAGGGACTCGAATCACGTCTTTCGAGAAGAAGTCGAATTGCTTCGGCCAGGACTCCAAAGTCAGCCTTTCGTCCAAGACGCCGATGGTAGGTATTCCAATCTGTAGACAATCTAGAGACAAATCTGACCGAACAACGCGCGCGATCGCAGACGTGTCTGACGAAGAAGAAGTCGACGGTGAACACGCAGATCGGACCAGTGATCGTCGATCTGATCGAGGAGCTGGAGATCCAGCTGGACCAGGAGTTCTACGCCTACTACAAGGTGGACTCGCCCAAATTCAGGCAAGCACTGCCAGCGACTGCGGCACCGAAATCCCCGAAGACCGCCATGCTGGTCGATAAGCAGGAGTCGACCGTGAAAAGCGCACCCACGGGTGGCAGACCCAACGTTAAATCCAAGTCGTTGGGGGCGGTTCAGGTAAACGTCGAAGAAGGCTGAAAATGCCCGAGCATTTTCACGGTCATCGTTCTCCACAGAACTTGAAGATACCCGAGAAGACCATCGGCAGTCAGAGGGCGCCATCTCGGACGCCGAGAAAGTCGAGGGCGTTTACCGGTGCGACGACCTACAAAATGGACGGGTCACCCGTCAGGCAGTCCTTGATCTCGAAGATCATGGCCTTTCAGAAACAGTCGACGAAGCTGGCCCCGAAGAGCGACAAGCCGAGCAAAACGACTCAGGAAAAGGTTGTACCTCTTCCGCGATTTTCGGTAGCTCCGTTTCAGCGACGCTTCTCTTGCGACTGTTTAGATCATCAAGTCGGCTGTGCGGGACGCTATCAAAAAGTACAAAAGAAGCGGCACCCTGGCTCCGAGCCCGTCGGATGTGCCGGCACTGCCTTCTCTACTGCCGTCGAGCAGAACGAGCGAAGTGACCACGGGGAAGAGCAAGAGCCGCAGCGTCGTCCCGAGGAAGAGCGTTCATCAGAGGAAGAACATGGTGCTGACCGACATCACCGACATGTACGCGGTCGGCATGAGGCTGACAAAATAATGTTAACAAGCTCGTTGTGATCTGCACTCGTTATCCGTTGCTCCCGACCACTGTTGATCCGTTCTAGAAGTCTATATTTCGATCGTACCGCTAAACATAGTCAATAAACAAACTTGTATCATCGATCCCTGTATTTTCCTGTCAATGCGAACACCCTGTACGGTCCGCCGAAACAACGTCCTGTCGACTTCCGCACATGGACCAGGCGGATTCGAGCCGTTCCAAAAATTCACCGTCAAATGGCAACCTCCCGCGAAAACGCAAAATCCTCCGAGTAACGGTCAGGCAAATGGAGGCCGCGGTGCTCCAGAAATCCCTCCCCCTTTCATGCTAGATTGCGAGAAGATTAAAAACTACACGTTCCTGCTGACCCTGCTGATCACGTGGAATGGAGTGCGTACGCCCTTCTTCAAACTATTCAGGCTCTGCGTACGCCGTCTCTTCGACAGACGCAGGTACGACACCTGATCGCGCTGCCATCGGCGGGGACAACTTCCAGTGCACCTTCTTTCGGCAGCCTGAGCGTCAGGTACGTAATCGCCTGTAGGTTATAAGTTTCAGCCGCAAATTTCATTCGAGAAATGGCACCTGGCAGCGCTcgatcgcgccctcgctgtcgTCGGACACTTGCACGGACTCTGAGAACGAGTTGGATGTACCGGACACCTCTGGACAATGGTCGCACGGGTTTCCTAAGTGTTTCGAAGACCAGAACGAACCCGTGACGATCGTAGACAGTCGTAAATCGAACGATGCGCCCAGGGTGCGATTTTGTGCACCGGTTTGCATCGATCCTGCGCCGAGGAAACGATGGATCCAGGAAGAAACCGGAAGCGTGCCCGCGAAGCTGCCGAGGATAATGAAACGGGACAAGTGTTCGAGGAAGTATTGTCCGCGGAGCGAGAAACATTGCCGAGGAACGAACGCGGATCCTGTTGCTGCGCGTGCTTTGCAGTGTCCCGAGCTCGCGCATATTCTTCCAGGTAACACGCGGGAAGCAACAATCTTATTtgtaataagaaaaaaaatgttctcTTCCGTTTCAGAGAAATTCCCCCATCCCGCGGGCGACGCGACGAGGAACAGCGAAGGTACGATCGGGGATAGGATCGATAGGAACAGGCGTTTGTTGAAGTCCATCGAGGAAGTGATCAGCACGTTGACGGAGACGAGAATGAACACGGAGTCTAAGCCGTGCATCGAGCCGAGTAACAAACCGGCGAAGACGAATCTCGTGGACGAGATATTGGACAGAGGGCGAAGCAAACATCTCGCAGACATCTCGAACGAGACGGAGACGGTGCCGGTGCAGAGGCCGTTCTTTAAAAATCCTAGGCTGGAGAGAGAGCTGGACGAGTCGATGCGGAAAGCGGTGACGAAATACAGGACCTGCTGGAAATGGAGGGAACAAGGTTTCCTCGACGAGGACAGGCGCATGACCTAGCTTCGTTATCGTGAACGCTTTGTACCGTGAACATATAACAGTATCGAAGCACGATACATCGATTCCCGGAACATTTGCATCGACGGTGTTACTTTTCGAGGAGAACTACATACGGAAAATTTGCACGCGAAGACAGACCGAAATGAATAAAACATGATCAAACACGCGAATCCGTCGCCGACCGCTAATAAAATGCACTATGTTACACCGAGACGGCTCTatcaattttttcgaaaatagaGAACGCGCTGAAGCGATCGATCCTAACCATGGAATCCTGCTCGTCCACGAGAAAATTGCAGGACTCGAGAACGAAGACCGCGAAATACAGAGCCGGAACTGCACGAGAACAATTAGCACGCGAAAATGGCAGATCATGTTAACTTCCGATCATTGCACGATTAAAGAACACTGTCAAGGTTGGCAGGTACGAGAGAAACGATTTGTTCGTCCGAACGCGTGTCTCTATAGTTTGCGTTTTCCGTCAGATATATCCGAGTTCCATAAAAGAAACCGAAGAGAAGTCGCAGCTGCTTCTGCGTGTATCCGATTCGAACATGGACCCTCCAGCTATTTCGGCAACCGAACCGGTCAGAACCGCGAACGCCGAGATCCTCTGCAATCGCGAGGATCTGAGCGATCTCCTCGACGAAAGGGACAAAGAGGAAGAAAACGAGCACGGCAGGATCGTGTTGAAGGACTATTTGAAGCTGCTGACCACCGACCAAGCGAAGATCAGCTTCATTCTGACGATGCTGACGAAGGCGGTGAACGAGCACAAGATCTTCGTGATCTTCGGCTCGTTCCCAGCCCTGAGGAAGCCTCTGGGCAAACGCGGCTGGATCGAGAAGAGATACATCCGCAAAATGATCTCGATGACGCCGGAAATGTCTGCAGGTTCCCAGAAATGATCGAATCGTTACCGAAACCACTAAATCCTGTTCGTTTTCAGCCGGCTTGGAGACAATTGAGAAATTGCTACGCTGTCCCGCGGATCTGATGTGGTATACGAACAAAAAGGTtaccacgaaaatggacgacaAAACCATAGTCAATAAATTCTCCGGCTGCTATTTTACGTCGAAGGTTGCTTATGCTGGTTACCTTTTTATTCTCGATGCGGCGCCGTCTCTGATCGTCCTCCTTTCAGGTGGACATGTGCAACAACTTGGAGAACGTTTGCTGGTACTACGAGGTTGGCGTGTCGACTATCCAGTTCCCACGATGCTACAACGTGTACCAAGTCCGTTTAAATCGCTCATCGGACTATCCTGGGCTAGAACGTCCACGAGATTATGATACCATCGCATTTGCACAGGCCGCACAGATCGAGGAGTTCGTGCGGGACTTTCGGATCACCGCTTGCATGGGGATCCTCAAGTGGTTTCTGTTTTTAGCCAGCGTGGCCGGATCGAACGCCACTTGGTCAGCGACCGGCACCGTGCCCATGTCCGCCATATTGTTCGCACTGGAGCGTTGCAGGGAATACATAAGGTTGTTGTTCTTCCTCCTCGTATCTTTATTCTTCTTTTATTGCTCGTTCAATGAATTACAGCGTGTGCGCGCACGAGGACATCGACGAGCACAAGGATGCGAGCGTGTCGCCGGCCGATTGGAGCCAGTTCCTGACTTGGTACGAACGCTTCTTGCACAAACGCGAGATCCTGGAGAAAAGCGACGGGCTCGACATCGAGGTATGCGAACGGCGATCGTGTTCGGCTCCCGGCCCGTTTATCGCGTCGCGCATGAAACGCGTTTTATGGCAGAACCTCGTGTCGTACACGGCGAACACTCTGAAGGACATGATACAGTGCCGGCCACAGAGTCGGATCGACGGGATGAGGAACGTGTGGATCTTGAAGCCGGGCGACAAGAGCTTGGGCAGGGGCATAGTGTTGAAGAATTCGCTGGCCGACATCCTGAACAAGGTGAACCACGCCGCGAAGGAGTACATGCAGTACGTCGTGCAGAAGTACATAGGTGAAACATAGGTTTTGCAAACATCGTCGTGGGCGCGCACGGTTTTCGACAATTTCGCTCGAGTGGCATTTTATTTTTAGAACGGCCTCTGCTCGTCCACAAAACGAAAGTCGACGTCAGACAATGGTTTCTGATCACGAGCACGCAACCGTTGGTCGTCTGGATGTACAAGTATCGATTCTCTTTTGGCTTGTTCCTTTTCCCGGCCCTTTGTCCGGATTTCGTCCTCGTCCTTCTCTTCATCGAAATCGTTCCCTCCGAAGGGACATCCTGCTGCGGTTCGCATCGAAGGACTTCACGCTCGAAAACTTCCACGAGTCGATTCACCTGTGCAACACCACGGTGCAGCTGAAGTACAGGAAAACGGTGAAGCCGAACGCGCGGATACCCGGCGAGCTCCACTGGAATCTTCAGAGGTTCAAGGAATACTTAAAGTGTGCCGTTTAATTCGATTCCGTCGGCGAGACGCTCTCTCGATCCGGTCTCGTTATTTGTATCGCGTGCTTCCCTTTTTCAGAGCGACGGATCGCGAGTTCGCCTGGGAGAAGCTGATCAAGCCGGGCATAAAGCAGAATTTAATAGGGGCACTTCTGGCATCTCAAGAAAACATGGTGAATCGCCGGAACAGCTTCCAATTATACGGCGCCGATTTCCTGATAATGGACGACCTGTCGGTCTGGTTAATCGAGATCAATACGAACCCGAGGCTGCATCCGCCGAGCAGCTCCGTTACCGGGAAACTTTACCCGGAAGTGATCGAGGACACGATGAAAGGTAACCGACGGGCCGGTGTTCCCTATTTCCATTGGGATTGGGCGAGGACCGGAATTAGCGGGGCGAGGAGATGACGCGTGTTTAAAGTGGTTGTAGACGGTCGCAAGAACAGGAAGGCTCCCTGCGGGAAATTCGAATGCATTTACAAGCAGCGCAGTCCATTTCACGGTAATGTTTTCGGGCAAGCGATGAGTCTGGGAATTCGTGGGAAAGCTCTGCTGCCCTCGCAGTCTTCGCCGCGGAAATCATGAATAATAATACCCTACGGGCTCGCGGCGAATCTCCGCCCCGTCTACGCGTGTCCGCAGTGCCAAATAACTTCTACACGATGGATTTAATAAAAACGTGTTTATTTTACAAGTAACAATGGTTGCGGGTAGTATACAATCCTATATGAACAGATGGTTTGTTTGTGTGTAGTATCAATACACATCTATGTATATAGGTACACGATTGCGTACAAGAGACATTCTTGCTCGTGGCTCCATTCATACGTTCGAGCACGTACAAAATGATCCATTCAAAGTGTCCGTTCTCATCTTACGATCACCAACGTAAAACTACGTACTCTTTAATTTTGATTAGAAAAAGAACACTCGCTTCTTCGTCCCGGAGGATCTCTGAAGACGCGCACTGTCCGTTCAACGTGTATCGTTTCTTTAAAGCACAACTTACTAAAAAACACACTTgtcatttctttctttctttctttctctctctctctctctctctcgctctcactctccTGCTATTTATATTGCTTCGAAATCAGGTCCGCGCGGCGGTTACGTGTGTTTTACAGACTCACGATAATCGTAGAAAATTCGTCCATGCGTTCGTAATTCGTTACAAAATCTATGTTGGTCGTGTGGATAATATCGACCGTCCCGAGGAGAAAGTAAACCGGCCGCCGCGTCTCGTCGAACACTCGACACGCGGGCGGGCTTAATACGATAGTCGTGTTTCGCGTATCGTAAGTGTCTAACTGTAAATAAAATCGTTATTCGTCTGGTTCGGTGTTGATGTAATTTACAGTGAACCCGGCGTATATATTGCATGTGTAGAAACTGCAACCTTGGTAGGCTGTTCGCCACGCTTCTATCGGACAGAACGAGCAGAACCGGCGGCTCGTGTTAGTGGCGTGCGTTAGGTCCGAATGGGGCTCTGGGGaggtttggggggggggggggggaaataAAAGATAGAAGAAACGAAAATGTACAAGATGCGATTAGGGATAGTTACGCAAGTAACGCGCTACTCCTCTATACAATTCTGCGTTCTCTCCGCGCGAAACTCGTCTGTCGCGATATCGGCGTGGCGTCGAGAAAACTGTGAATGATCCCATCTGTATCGGGGTTCGAAATCCGGCGTGCATAAAAATCGATTACTCGGTCCCGACCCGGCGATCGGGAACGAATAAGCGAATTCACGAACACCGCCGGGTTTCGACGAGCATCGCAAATACATTCGGGTGAGCTTTGGATCTTGTCGCTGCAGAATTATCTGTACGTATCATTGTACGGAGGTTGAGGCAGCTTACGATGAACTGTTCATACGGAATCGAAACGATTCCAGAGAAACCGACAAGATGTATAAATATCACATGTAAAACTGCACGAAATGAGGACAGAGACTCACGTAACTGGCTTTAGCGTAAAGGATAATTTAGGCCTCGAGTTGTTCTTCCCGAGAATTTTCTTTTGCTCCTCTTTCACACGTTTCTCTTGCTCTTTCCTCATTCTTTGCCTCTCCTCTTCCATTAAACGTTGCTGTTCGACCATGGCCAATCTTTCCTCAGCCTGCGACAGAGACATGTTAACGATCGTCTGCCGTTTGGTCACCGTTTTAAGTGACAAGTTCACAATCTTCGACCTACCAATTTCTTCTGGGCTTCTTCGATTTTTCTGTTGTTCTCCTCCACGATCCTCTCTAGTTCCTCGCGCTTCTTCCGCTCTTCCTCCTACAACGACAATGGGCTCTATTTACACGAAGCAATGATGGTGTCGCTCACCAGCTGTTGTTACACCGTTCATATTCAAAATCATAGTGCCGCTACGTCAACAGCCTAGTGTTATAAATCCTAAGaacctttctttctctctcgctctctttctctcgctctcgctttctttctctctctctttttctttgcaCTTGAATTACAAGGATAAAAAAGTATTTCAGGATAACGTGTGAAATTTTGAGGTCGGGTcttttgcaatattatatatcatgAATCAAGGATGGCTTGTCGAGAGAACGTAAACGGAGGACGCGTGTGCGAGACCAGCTCCTCCGTTCGGATCGAACCGAGCCCCTCGCAGCTCTTCCCAGCGAATGCTGTTTATTCTCTGATTTCCCCCAGACGACTTAGGATGCCActtaaaaaagtgaaaaaacgtGAATTATGATTTCTGAATTCAATCTCCACAGTGCATGCAAACACGACGGTAATCGTAAAATTCTAcaacgtcgcgacgcgtcgaggAAACTTCTTCTTATCGCAAAGTGCACGAACAAATTCTAACTTTGTACACAAGAAACAAACAGAGAAAAGACAAAAAAAAGGAACATCTCTAAAGAGACTGGAACG is from Megalopta genalis isolate 19385.01 chromosome 4, iyMegGena1_principal, whole genome shotgun sequence and encodes:
- the LOC143259368 gene encoding tubulin glycylase 3A-like isoform X2, whose translation is MLHRDGSINFFENRERAEAIDPNHGILLVHEKIAGLENEDREIQSRNCTRTISTRKWQIMLTSDHCTIKEHCQGWQIYPSSIKETEEKSQLLLRVSDSNMDPPAISATEPVRTANAEILCNREDLSDLLDERDKEEENEHGRIVLKDYLKLLTTDQAKISFILTMLTKAVNEHKIFVIFGSFPALRKPLGKRGWIEKRYIRKMISMTPEMSAAGLETIEKLLRCPADLMWYTNKKVTTKMDDKTIVNKFSGCYFTSKVDMCNNLENVCWYYEVGVSTIQFPRCYNVYQAAQIEEFVRDFRITACMGILKWFLFLASVAGSNATWSATGTVPMSAILFALERCREYISVCAHEDIDEHKDASVSPADWSQFLTWYERFLHKREILEKSDGLDIENLVSYTANTLKDMIQCRPQSRIDGMRNVWILKPGDKSLGRGIVLKNSLADILNKVNHAAKEYMQYVVQKYIERPLLVHKTKVDVRQWFLITSTQPLVVWMYKDILLRFASKDFTLENFHESIHLCNTTVQLKYRKTVKPNARIPGELHWNLQRATDREFAWEKLIKPGIKQNLIGALLASQENMVNRRNSFQLYGADFLIMDDLSVWLIEINTNPRLHPPSSSVTGKLYPEVIEDTMKVVVDGRKNRKAPCGKFECIYKQRSPFHGNVFGQAMSLGIRGKALLPSQSSPRKS
- the LOC143259368 gene encoding tubulin glycylase 3A-like isoform X1; translated protein: MLHRDGSINFFENRERAEAIDPNHGILLVHEKIAGLENEDREIQSRNCTRTISTRKWQIMLTSDHCTIKEHCQGWQIYPSSIKETEEKSQLLLRVSDSNMDPPAISATEPVRTANAEILCNREDLSDLLDERDKEEENEHGRIVLKDYLKLLTTDQAKISFILTMLTKAVNEHKIFVIFGSFPALRKPLGKRGWIEKRYIRKMISMTPEMSAAGLETIEKLLRCPADLMWYTNKKVTTKMDDKTIVNKFSGCYFTSKVDMCNNLENVCWYYEVGVSTIQFPRCYNVYQAAQIEEFVRDFRITACMGILKWFLFLASVAGSNATWSATGTVPMSAILFALERCREYISVCAHEDIDEHKDASVSPADWSQFLTWYERFLHKREILEKSDGLDIENLVSYTANTLKDMIQCRPQSRIDGMRNVWILKPGDKSLGRGIVLKNSLADILNKVNHAAKEYMQYVVQKYIERPLLVHKTKVDVRQWFLITSTQPLVVWMYKDILLRFASKDFTLENFHESIHLCNTTVQLKYRKTVKPNARIPGELHWNLQRFKEYLKATDREFAWEKLIKPGIKQNLIGALLASQENMVNRRNSFQLYGADFLIMDDLSVWLIEINTNPRLHPPSSSVTGKLYPEVIEDTMKVVVDGRKNRKAPCGKFECIYKQRSPFHGNVFGQAMSLGIRGKALLPSQSSPRKS
- the LOC117218850 gene encoding tubulin glycylase 3A-like, coding for MNANDEAASNLEPVSPEKAEKNDTETVEENVAQPETNTNNASGDAKEPKEEESVQALVELPPTLHERFMRIKEMVKDAITAHHTFMIYGRARVVRECLLKRGWCEKFFRKNPTAEHFTVNSSPVVLLAGIGDLKDQQSERQLISRMLSNHTVDFLWNTGSEWPGWPSQDNKTTIFNRYCRAGFTSKVGLCSNVRQMHWYYEAGVANTLFPRCYNLCQGDQMHAFVEDFRFTACLSLLKWLVDKINAEGENAVRSPTGTVPLKALEFAIKRCSDYISAQSHEDIDQETERVWAHQWDQFISWYYLIVHGQSLFIRNSVPFQKFFLAAKHILKKMRKYCPQMDMDGMMNVWIMKPGNKSRGRGIVLLNKLEDVMAKMNPSNKTDTRYVVQKYIERPLLIHSTKFDIRQWFIVTCAQPLTLWIYKESYLRFCSQKFCLTNFHESIHLCNHAIQCKYTNCGDRDPALPSDNMWDATTFKDFLKSQGHDKAWDETIYPGMKQGLVGSLLASQEAMDRRKNSFELYGADFMVMEDFSVWLIEINSHPDMSYSSKVTTRLCRQVLEDTVKVVIDFREDKNADTGEFELAYRQRMPSCQPYLGAALSLQGTRITSFEKKSNCFGQDSKVSLSSKTPMTCLTKKKSTVNTQIGPVIVDLIEELEIQLDQEFYAYYKVDSPKFRQALPATAAPKSPKTAMLVDKQESTVKSAPTGGRPNVKSKSLGAVQNLKIPEKTIGSQRAPSRTPRKSRAFTGATTYKMDGSPVRQSLISKIMAFQKQSTKLAPKSDKPSKTTQEKIIKSAVRDAIKKYKRSGTLAPSPSDVPALPSLLPSSRTSEVTTGKSKSRSVVPRKSVHQRKNMVLTDITDMYAVGMRLTK